The following proteins are encoded in a genomic region of Leptospira ryugenii:
- the fcpA gene encoding flagellar coiling protein FcpA: MKIFKYLLILQLVFAGAVFAQDANTAADSQAAKDQVDELLKGELVPENDDAELTAPQKELRKKVMDDESLWKNPDYKGYNKTFQELHQLSKTFANNQFRLALSNYQSGVNTILKNREWTEQYRKEEAEKKRLDEKWYWQKVDRRAKEERVVTREKMKAKQDALNYFSKAINHLDEIKNPDLRERPEFKRLLSDVYRSWIMAEYDLQNLPQCIPILELYIEIDDNEKEYPAHKYLASCYSFEENMIKKTKGPDDMLFKYRYKKNVHLLRATELKYGKDSPEYKHIVNIINKDEVISVAQ, encoded by the coding sequence ATGAAGATTTTCAAATATCTCCTCATTCTCCAACTTGTATTTGCAGGAGCAGTTTTTGCTCAGGATGCAAACACAGCGGCAGACAGCCAAGCGGCGAAAGATCAAGTCGACGAACTTTTGAAAGGTGAGTTGGTTCCTGAGAACGATGACGCAGAATTAACTGCACCTCAGAAAGAACTCCGCAAGAAAGTTATGGATGATGAATCGTTATGGAAAAACCCAGATTATAAGGGTTATAACAAAACATTCCAAGAGTTGCACCAACTTTCAAAAACTTTTGCTAACAACCAATTTCGATTAGCTCTCTCAAACTACCAATCTGGAGTTAACACCATCCTCAAAAATAGAGAATGGACTGAACAATACAGAAAAGAAGAAGCAGAGAAGAAACGTTTAGATGAAAAATGGTATTGGCAAAAAGTTGATAGAAGAGCGAAAGAAGAACGTGTTGTCACTCGCGAAAAAATGAAAGCGAAGCAAGACGCGTTGAATTATTTCTCAAAAGCTATCAACCATTTAGATGAAATTAAAAACCCTGATTTAAGAGAAAGACCAGAATTTAAGAGATTGTTATCTGATGTTTATCGTTCATGGATCATGGCTGAGTATGACCTACAAAATCTTCCTCAGTGTATTCCAATTCTTGAGCTTTACATTGAAATCGATGACAATGAGAAAGAATACCCAGCTCACAAATACCTTGCAAGCTGCTACTCTTTCGAAGAAAACATGATCAAAAAGACAAAAGGTCCGGATGACATGCTCTTCAAATACCGTTACAAAAAGAACGTTCACTTACTTCGCGCTACTGAATTGAAGTATGGAAAAGATTCTCCAGAATACAAACATATCGTTAACATCATCAATAAAGATGAGGTTATCTCGGTAGCACAATAA
- a CDS encoding ABC transporter permease codes for MNRKLIQFYLRRELLFRPEYTLLLLLSISLGIGSVIGISSYREAIQSAIQKEAKQLMGADIALQSAQEFTTDAKEMIQNALPVNSEQSHSIQFLSMLLSKSTGESSLSYIKALEGNYPFYGEMLTEPKDVFQSLGQNEILLDETLGKNLKLKIGEQVQLGSLSLKIKAWIKKEPGAVGSFVGAAPTSIIRSSAAMSSGLIQRGSRIRYTTYLKFPLQVDSNQWKETHFESFIKNDITIYHNTEVNSGSQQFLKNTFDYMSLLALAGFFLGAISVYASIRTRIRERKNEISILMCLGAEPKVILILVLSEILVITSLATAFGILLGFQIQDWIPSITGSEFLLSLQPQISLQSFFKSIVLGILIPVLIAVPLLIEASGTKPLSALKEVDSREDTRSERRIQFLSIFGIYVLFVLIASIETSSFIKGSVFAVVLVSLPVLVFVLLKVIGFFLNQFTEKYLISKEWSLVFKKFTRKSSSLQLSLIGLGSALFILCLSFILQESLLELSGAREIERRPNIFLLDIRKEQKDGIQEIINRFPIQKQITAPVIGARLTKVNGEGIKKENMVRDARERTWRATARTREYFLSYRDALYDTEKVTKGSWWGSEAKDEISVEREFSGYLEADVGDSLTFNIQGVEVQGKISNLRSVNWSDMKPNFVVLFSRGTLERAPSFLITSLLLESGEDRYQLQKAIVSKYPNITVIDTEKTIQAFLGILEKVTQMIRLMTLLILMSAFVLVLTSLYSSQFERKKEFSLLRVIGSSNEFLLTYFLRESFLIASLSFFIGSAYSLLANEILNRIVLNLTSVIPWTDLLVTFVSVVVLSLLLYLTGIGRLFFIPSKRLLKEIK; via the coding sequence ATGAATCGAAAACTCATTCAATTCTATCTACGCAGAGAGCTATTATTTCGACCTGAATACACGCTACTTTTATTGCTCTCGATTTCCTTAGGTATCGGTTCTGTCATTGGCATTTCCTCATATAGAGAGGCAATCCAATCCGCAATCCAAAAGGAAGCAAAGCAGTTGATGGGTGCCGATATTGCTTTACAATCTGCTCAGGAATTTACAACAGATGCCAAAGAAATGATTCAAAATGCTCTACCTGTTAATTCGGAGCAAAGTCATTCCATCCAATTTCTTTCTATGTTACTTTCAAAATCAACAGGAGAAAGTTCTCTTTCCTATATCAAAGCTTTGGAAGGGAACTACCCTTTTTATGGGGAAATGTTAACCGAACCGAAAGATGTCTTTCAAAGCCTTGGTCAGAATGAGATATTGTTGGATGAAACGTTAGGTAAGAATTTAAAGCTCAAGATAGGTGAACAAGTACAGCTTGGATCTTTGTCTCTGAAAATCAAAGCATGGATAAAAAAAGAGCCAGGAGCGGTTGGCTCTTTTGTGGGGGCTGCTCCTACTTCTATCATACGATCTTCTGCTGCAATGTCTTCAGGTTTAATCCAAAGAGGGAGTAGGATACGATACACAACGTACTTAAAGTTTCCATTGCAGGTGGATTCAAATCAATGGAAAGAAACACACTTTGAATCATTCATCAAAAATGATATCACCATTTATCACAATACAGAAGTAAACTCAGGATCCCAACAGTTTTTAAAAAATACGTTTGATTACATGTCTTTGTTGGCACTTGCAGGTTTCTTTCTTGGTGCTATTTCAGTTTATGCTTCGATACGAACAAGGATCCGCGAAAGAAAGAATGAGATTTCAATTTTGATGTGTTTAGGGGCTGAACCAAAGGTAATCTTAATTCTAGTTTTGAGTGAGATTTTAGTCATCACTAGCCTTGCCACAGCTTTTGGAATCTTATTGGGTTTTCAAATCCAAGATTGGATTCCTTCTATCACAGGATCTGAGTTTTTGTTGAGTCTTCAGCCCCAAATTTCGCTCCAATCTTTTTTTAAAAGTATTGTCTTGGGTATTTTGATTCCCGTATTGATTGCAGTTCCTCTGCTAATAGAGGCGAGTGGAACAAAACCCTTATCTGCTTTAAAAGAAGTCGATTCCAGAGAGGATACACGGTCTGAACGGAGAATCCAATTCTTATCTATCTTTGGAATCTACGTACTTTTTGTCCTAATTGCAAGCATTGAAACGAGCTCTTTTATAAAGGGATCGGTCTTTGCTGTTGTGTTAGTTTCCTTGCCTGTTTTGGTTTTTGTCCTATTGAAAGTGATTGGATTTTTCCTGAACCAATTCACAGAAAAATATCTCATCAGTAAAGAGTGGAGTCTCGTTTTCAAAAAGTTTACACGCAAATCAAGTAGCCTTCAGCTATCACTGATCGGACTTGGGAGTGCTTTGTTCATTCTCTGTCTTTCCTTTATTTTACAAGAAAGTTTATTAGAATTAAGTGGAGCAAGAGAAATAGAGCGCCGTCCTAATATCTTTCTTTTGGATATAAGAAAAGAACAAAAAGATGGGATCCAAGAGATCATAAACAGATTTCCAATTCAAAAACAAATCACAGCACCAGTGATTGGCGCTCGTTTAACAAAGGTAAATGGAGAAGGCATTAAAAAGGAAAATATGGTACGGGATGCGAGGGAGCGCACTTGGAGAGCCACTGCTCGAACTAGGGAATACTTTTTGTCATATCGAGACGCGCTTTATGATACAGAGAAAGTTACCAAAGGAAGTTGGTGGGGATCGGAAGCCAAAGATGAGATTTCAGTGGAGAGAGAATTTTCTGGATATTTGGAGGCGGATGTCGGAGACAGCTTGACCTTCAATATACAGGGAGTTGAAGTCCAAGGTAAAATTAGTAACCTAAGATCAGTCAATTGGTCTGATATGAAGCCCAATTTTGTCGTACTATTTTCTAGGGGTACCTTAGAAAGAGCCCCCTCATTTTTGATTACATCACTTTTGCTTGAATCGGGAGAGGATCGATATCAGTTGCAGAAAGCAATTGTTTCCAAATACCCAAATATTACGGTGATTGATACAGAGAAGACGATACAAGCTTTCTTGGGTATCCTAGAGAAAGTAACGCAAATGATTCGATTGATGACATTGTTGATTTTGATGAGCGCTTTTGTGTTGGTCTTAACTTCTTTATATTCAAGCCAGTTTGAGAGAAAGAAGGAGTTTTCACTACTCCGGGTGATTGGGAGTTCCAATGAATTTTTGCTAACATATTTTTTGCGTGAATCATTTTTGATTGCAAGTTTATCATTTTTCATTGGATCCGCATACTCGTTGCTTGCAAATGAAATACTCAATCGAATTGTGTTAAACTTAACATCTGTGATTCCTTGGACAGATTTGTTAGTTACATTTGTATCGGTTGTGGTTTTGAGCCTGCTACTTTACTTAACCGGCATCGGAAGGCTGTTTTTTATCCCCTCAAAACGTTTGCTTAAGGAAATTAAGTAA
- a CDS encoding ABC transporter ATP-binding protein, with protein MLEFSKVSKSFPSTPESIHVLKNVSFRVESGEFVAIIGPSGSGKSTLLGMAAGLDQPDTGNIHFDGIDLTKKSEKDLAKLRSEKIGFIFQNFQLLPGLNAIENVGIPLYLNRNIEEREIHERAKSLLKTVSMDHRANHFPKQLSGGEEQRVAIARAFINQPKIIFADEPTANLDSKNSAAVLDLLLHRNKAENTTLVIVTHDPAVAKLADRILEMKDGELFLPKPKKPNKKAMIAKKKRR; from the coding sequence ATGTTAGAATTTTCAAAAGTCTCAAAATCATTTCCATCAACACCGGAATCGATTCATGTGCTAAAAAATGTTTCTTTTCGTGTAGAGAGTGGAGAATTTGTGGCAATCATTGGACCATCTGGTTCAGGAAAATCGACTTTGCTCGGTATGGCAGCTGGTTTAGACCAACCTGATACAGGAAACATTCATTTCGATGGCATAGATTTGACAAAGAAATCAGAAAAAGACCTAGCAAAACTGCGATCCGAAAAAATTGGTTTCATCTTTCAAAACTTTCAATTGCTTCCAGGACTGAATGCGATTGAAAATGTTGGAATTCCTTTGTACTTAAATCGTAATATAGAAGAAAGAGAAATACATGAAAGAGCGAAATCACTTCTAAAAACTGTATCAATGGACCACCGAGCAAATCATTTCCCAAAACAGCTATCAGGTGGTGAAGAGCAAAGGGTGGCTATTGCGCGCGCATTTATCAACCAGCCAAAGATTATCTTTGCAGATGAACCAACGGCAAACTTAGATTCGAAGAATAGTGCTGCGGTTTTGGATTTATTGCTTCATAGAAACAAAGCAGAGAATACCACTTTGGTGATTGTTACTCACGATCCTGCCGTGGCTAAATTGGCTGACCGAATATTGGAAATGAAAGACGGAGAATTATTCCTTCCTAAACCAAAAAAACCTAATAAAAAAGCCATGATTGCAAAGAAGAAACGAAGATGA